One genomic window of Arachis stenosperma cultivar V10309 chromosome 10, arast.V10309.gnm1.PFL2, whole genome shotgun sequence includes the following:
- the LOC130957502 gene encoding uncharacterized protein LOC130957502, whose product MTITEYTSKFEKLRRFSRICQGAPEDFAEWKCIRYEGGFRSDIQSFVAPMEIRVFSELVNKSRVAEDCVRRAAAEKESMRMPFQRTTGRNFAPRDRQFKHGGFVPQNNQGQSNFRRPNTNANQGRRQGSSHSRICPEKKRYEIGRVQQPGRVYTTSSVGAEGSEILIRGNCEMAGKTLNALFDSGATHSFIAFEKANELGLKIVVMGYDLKVYNATHEAMVTRLRCPQVPFRIQQRDFAHNLICLPMTGLDLILGLDWLSKNHVLLDYSAKIVCFIPKDTEGLVVVNNYYLNSMIVNRSEAKCQGILLLSAGVSGDVQSLEQIPVVCESPEVFPDDIEEFPPNREVEFAIKLVPGAKPISSDPYRMSPLEMAELKSQLEDMFGKNFIRPSVSPWGAPVLLVKKKDGSMRLCVNYRQLD is encoded by the exons ATGACCATTACTGAGTACACAAGTAAATTTGAGAAGTTGCGCCGCTTTTCACGCATCTGTCAGGGAGCTCCTGAGGACTTTGCTGAGTGGAAGTGTATAAGGTATGAAGGAGGCTTTCGGagtgacattcagagctttgtAGCACCTATGGAGATTCGGGTGTTCTCTGAGCTTGTGAATAAGAGCAGGGTGGCTGAGGATTGTGTCAGAAGGGCTGCAGCAGAAAAAGAGAGTATGAGGATGCCATTCCAGAGGACCACAGGGAGGAATTTTGCACCTAGGGACAGACAGTTTAAGCATGGCGGCTTTGTCCCTCAGAACAATCAGGGGCAAAGCAACTTCAGGAGGCCTAATACCAATGCTAATCAGGGAAGGAGACAGGGAAGCAGCCACAGCAGGAT TTGCCCAGAGAAGAAGAGGTATGAGATAGGTAGAGTGCAACAACCAGGGAGAGTGTACACTACTTCTTCAGTAGGCGCTGAAGGGTCAGAGATATTGATCAGAGGTAATTGTGAGATGGCTGGTAAAACTTTGAATGCCTTGTTTGATTCTGGAGCTACACATTCCTTTATTGCATTTGAGAAGGCTAATGAGTTAGGCTTGAAAATAGTAGTCATGGGGTATGATTTAAAGGTATATAATGCCACCCACGAGGCTATGGTGACTAGGTTAAGGTGCCCCCAAGTTCCCTTTCGAATACAACAGCGTGACTTTGCGCATAACTTAATTTGTTTGCCAATGACTGGTCTTGATCTCAttttgggattggactggttatccaAGAACCATGTTCTACTCGATTACTCTGCAAAAATAGTGTGTTTTATACCTAAAGACACAGAAGGGCTGGTTGTGGTGAATAATTACTACCTGAATTCCATGATAGTGAATCGTTCTGAGGCCAAATGTCAGGGAATATTGTTGTTATCTgcgggtgtttcgggtgatgTTCAAAGCTTGGAGCAAAtcccggttgtgtgtgagtctCCAGAGGTGTTTCCTGATGATATTGAGGaatttccacctaaccgagaagTTGAGTTTGCCATTAAGTTAGTACCTGGGGCCAAACCGATCTCGAGTgatccttataggatgtcacctcTAGAAATGGCCGAATTGAAGTCTCAACTGGAGGATATGTTTGGTAAGAACTTTATCCGACCAAGTGTATCTCCGTGGGGTGCGCCAGtattactggtgaagaagaaagacgGGAGTATGCGATTATGTGTGAATTACCGGCAGTTGGATTAG